In Taeniopygia guttata chromosome 14, bTaeGut7.mat, whole genome shotgun sequence, the genomic window CTTGCTGAGCAGGCGGCGGGCAGCGCTCGGCACTCCGAGCTCCGCGTCCCGGGGCCGTTGCTCGTGGCGGGACCGAGCCCGGCGCCGCGAGCGCCTCGTTCCGGGCGGCCCCGAGCCCCGGAGCCCCTCACAACCGAACCGCCCGCCCCGCCAGCGCCAAGCCCGCAGCACCGACCCGCTTTCCCCTCACTCTGCCCTTCTGTGGGGTCCCGCTTCCCGAAAACGCTCCGACACCGGCAGTGAAAGGCCGCTGGCAGGGGAAGGGACGGGCACCGCACGCAACATGTCCGCGCTCAGCGCGGCAAGAgcccaaacacacacaaaacaaaaccgAGCCCGACACGCAGGCGAGGGGCGCCGGGAACCGGCCCTGAAGGAGCTCCCGCCTCGCCCTTCTGCCTCTAACCCTCACAGCGCTCGGCCCTTCAGCCCCGCGGCTCCCCGCCCGTGCCATGCCGCCTCCGCCTCCCGGCCCCGCGCTGACCTGTCCGGGCCCGCGTCCCATCCCGGCCCGGGGGCAGgaccgcggcggcggcgcccaACGGCGGCTCCGTGCCCATGGCAACGAGGGTGGGAGGGCGGCGAAGCGAGCGCGGAGCCCCCCGGGCAGGGGGCGGAGGGGCCGCGGGAGCCGCCACCACCGCGCCGAGCGGGAACAACGCGGGGCCAGGCGGGGCACAGCGCCGCTCTCGCCGCGGGACGCGGGGCCGGGGCGTCCCGGCCGCCCTCCCGCCTGCACCGGGACGCGGGGGAGCCACGCCGAGTCCCCCGCGCCGACAGCAGCAGGACTACAAGGAAGGAGATGCGGGCGCCGGCGGGACCTCGGCGCGTAACGGAGAGGGCGGGCGAGGAAGCCGCGCCGGGAGGGGACCGGTCCCGCCGGCCCAGggggtggcggcggcggcggggccgggtcCCTCCGCTGCGTGCTGGGGAcggcgccccgccccgcccgggggTCCCACCCCCTCCGGCTGCCCGCCAGCCAGGAGGGCAGCGGCCGAGCGCCTGGCCCGCGCCCCGGCGcggtgggctgggctgggctgagccgGCTGCTCCCGCCGGTcgctttcccttccctttcccgGGCCGGCCCCTCCCCCCGGCCCATTGATTTCCAGGCGGGAGGCGCACGCGGTGCcgccgggctgtgccggggccgccgccgggcccggcgctgccccccagccccattaCCTGGCTCGGCCCCGCTTGACTCGGCGCTGCCGGGTCCCCCTCGCCGCAGCCCCCGCCTCAGCCCGGCCCGCTCCGCCTACTGTTACAGTCCGTCGGGGAACAATGACGTCCCTCCGCCGGCCTCTTGCATCCGGGGCCCGGCGCCGGCCGGGCAGGCGGGCGgggggaggaggcggcggcggcggcggggggagcAGCGAGCGCCTCCGGGTCACACGGGGACCGGCACCGCCCCTGTGCCGCGGCCGGGAGCCGCTAGAGGGGGCTCGGCGACCCCCGGTCCGTGAGCGGGGCTCACGCGGGCTGGGGGCAGCGCCGGTCCCCGTGCGGAGGGGAGGGAACGCTCCGCTCCCCGCCGCAGACCTTCGGTACGAGCTCCTGCCCGCCCGTCCCCGCCTCTCGGGCCGAAGGTTTCTCCCCTCTGGTTTATCCCTCCAGTTCATGTTTTATCTCTCCGCGCCCAAAGAGCGGCCATAAACGCTGGCCCGGCCCCCGGAGCCGCCCAcggcgggccgggcgggccccgCCGGCCGCAGCGGATGGGATCCCGGTGCCCGGCATGTGGGCGGCGGGAGGGCTGCGGCCATGCCGCTGCCCGCCATCGAGTTCCCTGAGGAGGGCCCGGAGCCGCGCTTTGACGGTaagcggggccggcggcagccctgtgggtgagcggggaAATCGCCggctggcaggagggagggaggtaGAACCGCTGCCTTCCTCTTCCTGTCCTTCCCCACCCCTCCGAggcagcggcggccgcgggggtgATGCAAGAGCGGGCAGGCCCTCAGCAGCGCCCTGCCCTGAGGCCGCCGTGCGAGCTCCCCTGCTCCGGGCACCTCGGCTCCCCGGGTAGCTGCTTTCCGtgaacacttaaaaaaattaattaggttCCTAATTAGCCTCTTAAGCTACTCGCTCAGTGGCAGCTCGAGTGCTGCCTCTGTGAGCCGGGTTGTGTTGAAGCTGTGTGGCTGCACATTGTTTTCATGTTTAGGTAAATAGGTGTGTACTGATACCAAAGTTTATTCATCTGATTGTCCTCTTCTAGATTCGGATGTGCCAGCGGAGCTGCGAGTTGCAAACGGGTCGCAAAAATTTGTGAAGTTTACTTCTACCATCCAGaaccagctgctgcttgtgtcactgctggagcatctctgccaCATGTACACGCACAACCCCGTTCACTCCAGGGGTTTGTTCCGAAGTTAGTAAGAGGAGTTCATTCGTGTCTCTCAAACTGCCTTACTGCAATGTGTACCAGACCCTTCTGTGTAGAATTACAGTGTAATACCAATACAAAGCTGTAGGTTTCATCCCACTGGGACAAGAATGATTCTGTGAAGAGGATGAATACCTTGAATCAACTAAATTGGCAATGACAACTTGCCTTATTTTTGAAAACAGTAACAGATTATTGCTGTAGATGTAAGGATCAGACAGTTCTGCTCCAGCTAGATCGTGTGAGTTGCATcacgagaagggcagcagggTAAATTATATTACTGTTATATGTGATCTAAAAATGCTGGTAGAAGatgaatttaataaaatatcaaGAAATAGTTGCAGTAGAGTCTTCactaaatatttcaaaattatattctgTGAAAATATGAGTAAATACTTTTACAAGTTCTTTATTTTGCCATAAAATCTCTTCATATCATTCAGGGAActagcattttttaaatatcttcttGGCATGTGACTTACCATGGGTATTTTGTTCATTTAGGTGTATACTTAGTGCATTTAAGAAAGCATATCCAAGGGTTTTGTCCTTACTTTACATGACTGTAGACAATAAAATCTAGTGTGTTTTTCATTGCTAAAATTTATGCCATTTATAACATCACAGTTGCTCCCATCTTGAGCATTTTATGAGGGTTTGTTTGCCACAGTTGTTTTACTCCATATGAGAAACATGAAGTGGTAGAAGGGAGTGACTTCATTCTCTATTATGAGTATGTGCAAAAATGTGTGAGTTTGGATAGGAATAAGAAAATCTTGACATTACCACTTGATTATAAATCCATCCTCATAATTGTGAATctgctttgaatttttcttttcttttacgTCCAAAAGTAAAATCTAAGTGAATGGGTGGATGTTTCTGTAACTCATCTGCTGgggtgaggaagaagaggagatGTAGTTGTGACCCTGGAAGGCATGGCAAATAATTCTATTATGTGAAGGGATTCCCATTGAGTCACTCTAGTTTGGTTTAAATTAGTTTTAACTGCTAAAGATACAGGAACTGCATTAGAATAGGAGGGATTGTTCAGTTTTTCAGTCATGTTATCTTTCAAATAAGATTTCTTGTTTAAAAACTTTATGTGGTGTTATTGGATGgctttatttaatatttttctgacctttttctgttcctttatGCAGTTCTTCGTCAGACTTTCACAAGAACAGGGTTACTCTCCCCTTTTGTCTTTTGTGATGAATTTAGTACTATTAGACTGCAGCACAACAGAGCCATTACTGAACTGATGAAAGCAGCTAATAAACAAATACTTAATGGGGTAAGCTTTGTTACATGTCTTTGGCAACCTCTGCAGTAAGGAGCTTTTGTGTAGGGGTTCTTGTAATATTAGATTGGGTCTTTTTAACAATTATACAAAATAACTCCTTGGCTCTTTGGGATGGCATGCTCTGGTTCTATAGGTGCAAACCAGTTTTTGAAGCCATCAATATTTTGTACCTTAttaaatagtaataataaacCAAGTTTAAATGTTTATAAACAGAGGCAAGGTGttgtaagtattttttaaagagaCATCCAGTTTCAACTTTAAACTGTTGGTTATGTTAACACTCCCATATTTATATTAGTGGAGGGTGTCTTTGTGTACTGTACTTCAGGCTGAATCAGACCTGTTTGCTTATCTTGCTGCTTGAACTAAGCTAGTTAATTTTGGTTTAAGCACATTTTAGAGCCCTCATTTTATCCTGTTTGCCAGCAGAAGTCTAAAAAGGCAGTAATCTCTCCAGCAGAGAGATGTTAACAGATTACCAGTGGGATAATAATACTTTTATTTGGTGAAGCTCTCTGCACCATGTAAATGGCTGTCGTTTTCTTCCAAGAAGGAGGTTGCAGTTTCTGTTTTGATGAAGCTGTCCATGCCACTGGCACAGCAGACGTGTTCTTCTTTTTATATGGCATGTTTTTATGTTGGATTTTGTTGTTTCGTAGGAACTTGATAACGGAGAGTCTCTCGCAATTGGGTATGTATTCAAAGCATGTAGAAATGCTAAATAAACTCCTCCCCTAAAGCTCTGTGCTCCACTCTGAATTTAATTCATACTACATTTCGTATTTTggctctgaaacagaaaaaatggtAAAGGTTTCTCCAAATTCTCAAAATGATGTGGTGATAATTTGTTCTTCAGTACAACTCTTGCAGTCAATGCCACTGTTTAAGAAAACAATATTTATCAGGCATTAATGTTAAAGAAATAATCTAAACATTTCTGTTAAAACAGAGTATGGCTTTGTAGCACATGTGCATGGTCTTGCAATCTGCTGGTTTTCAGTATTCACTGAAATTCAGGCTAGTACAGTATGGTAATGTCAAAgtgctttcttctttttgtaaCATAAATACTATTTTTAGAATGTGTATAGCTGTATCTTACTTGTAAGTTGTAATTTAGTTTAATGCAGCTTACCTTTTCTCGATTAGGGAAAAAGAAGTTCTCTTTGAAGCACAGACTTCACGATACTTGAATGAATTTGAAGAGGTTGCAAGGCTAGGAAGTGGAGGATATGGCAAAGTATACAAGGTATTCTTTACCTCCCATTTAAAACTACTCTATTTATATCTAGTTTTTTGTTGGAATTTGGAATGACTGTTTTAGCTGTACTGCCAAATGCTTTTTGAATAGAAGAGATGCAAATCTGTACCTTAGAAGAAAGTTCGTGTTTCATTTCAAAAGCTACTCAGTTGCAATTAGTTTTGTTTGTCAGAAGCAGGCTATATcagatgtttttctttatgtattttgacccttttaaaatgaatgaaaactCCTTATTTGACATGTGAATTATTATGATATATTGACTCTGAACAGCATCAGAAGTGATTGGTTTGCACTCCCCAGTGCTTTAGTTGTggctacttttaaaaaatgagccTCAGAGTGAGCATAAACTGTCCAAGCCAATGTTGAATTATGTTAAGTACTTGTAGTGTATGGCCAGTCCAAGGTTCCCCCATGAGATACATGCCATGTGGAAATGACAAATGTGGTCTCACGTATTTATTGAGGACATGTTAAGCAGTTAGCAGGACCTATCAGTATCTCTGTATGACAGCAGGGGTCTAATGCCAGTTTCATTCCCTGATTCAGGTGATATTCCATATTCCACCCCATAAAGGGgtgcagaaataaaattttagaaaatagtGGGTTTGAAAGGATTTAATTAATCCAAGCACATTAACATCTAATTTTCTCCTGTTGCAATTGTTTTCAGGTCAGAAACAAGTTAGATGGTCAGTTCtatgctattaaaaaaattaaaattaagaaggCTACAAGAAGAGACTGTATGAAGGTATTCTTCTGTCTGTTTTGTGCCTGTTTTAACTCCTCTGTAGCTTATTCTGTTCTAATTTATTAATGTAGCTAATTGAAGTTTTTATGCATTCTGAATTTCTAAGAGTTTGAGCCTGTCAATACCttgttgaaaaaataaatgagacGCATAGAAGTCCATTAAAAGAACTATAATAATAACTTGAATTTGGTCATCTGCAATGATGAAAATCAATTTGTTTTAAagctttcaaaattttttctgTTACTGTAACAATTTCATCTGTTCTTTCTCTCTAAGAAACTTATTTTTGTTACCTTTTATGTTTACTAAGCACACAGAATTAAGGACAGAATTTGGTCCTTTTAGGTGCTCCGAGAAGTCAAAgtgctggctgggctgcagcatcccaaTATTGTAGGCTATCACACTGCTTGGATGGAACAAGTTCAAACAGTACATCCAAAAGGAAAGTACAGCTCATTGTGTAATTCTTGCTTGCATCTTACAACCTCTGTACTGTTATTTTCAGGAGAGTATTACTTCTCTGATAAAAtgactattttttccccccttcttaAAAGAActaaaagaaagggaaattacAGGTGATCACCAGGTGTTTCTATGCATTCAATCCCtccttagaaaataatttatctgtTACTTAGTGTTTAATTTGGAACTGTGGAAATATCAGCTTTACTTGTGATAATATATGAGGAGGAATTCAAAGCTGTGTGAAGGTCAGTGAAGTGCACTGAAACCTTTTAATGCAAGACGTGGCGAGTTCATGAGGAGAAGAATGAATGCTGAGGAATGAGTTGCCTCAGATGTTGAGGGGGAAAGTGATGAACAGgacaaaaaacctaaaatttgCAACTATGTTTTGAAGTCTCAGAGATGTAGCTACAATAGAATGAGCATCCCAGTATACTTCTCTTCATATCTGGAAAAGATCtaaaaaaactgaaagaacctgaaaatatttacttttaatgAAAACCGCCCCCCACCAAaaactttattttgctttcaaaattaGACTTTTTAAATTTGGTGAATTTTGTTTCATAGTCCTCCACTGACAAAAAAATCGGATTTTTTTGTATATCAGCTACTGTCTGTAACTGTTGAGAATTTATCTACTTTTGTGTTCATTTTAAactttcttcttgtttttctcttcaggtTCTTTGTTCTGAGCTCTTTGCACACTCTGTCCTTTGGTCCCTTTGTAACCCTAATCCATTGGTCTCTTTCTAGTCCTTTCCTGGAATGCCTTTAACAATTAAATCTTTTGATCCGCTCTTAGTGGGAGGTTTGGTTATGCTCTGTATAACTTTATTGCTTTCCAAGTCACTGACTTGTTGCCCAGCCAGCCATAAGCActaaagaaaatacataaatgcaTAGGAAGTTGATAGTAGAGTAAAACAGGCAAAACTTTTTAACCAGTGATCCAGAGAATCTCAAGGGAAGCAATTGTTTAATGCTGGGGGTCCTTCATAAGTATTTAATGGTGGTAATGGAAGTGCATAATGAAATCTATAGGTAGCTTCTGTGGTACTTAATGGTTTCCCTTGTCTTACAAGATTGATGTTTTATATTTGCTTCTGTGTGCTAAAACAgctttttcatataaaaatgcaattttaatgaCAATTATTTCCAAGATATCAAGTGTCttcaaaacagcagcagtgtgatATGAGAGGTGATGCCTTGTGGAGCTGCTTCTTTAACTGTGTGTTACTCTATACATTGTAACCCCTACTTTGAACAGGCTGCTGAAAGATGTAGTCCAAGTAAATATCTAAGAAAGCCCAATAAAACCCTTTTATTGACTTTATACAGcgtgtattttcttttcatttaaagatAAATTAAATACGTATTAGGGTAGCTTCTTTGTAAACTTAACAAGCTGcttttgcagcagcagaaatggAGGTAATCTAGAGCTACTCACAGGTAACAAAGTTCAATTAAGTGAGGTGCTCTAGCTTAAATGGTAATTTTTAGTAAATTTGTGGATACATTCTTTGTTTTATGAAATACCATATTTATCTTTACATCCAACAGGTAAAACAATAATGGAGTTGCAGCCACTAGTTTTGGAGCAAAAGAATAGCAAGTGAGTATTACTAATCTCAGTGGTAACATATTCAACTTTAACTTCAGCTGTGTATTCAGCTGTGTGTTCAGCTGTGCAGACATTGCTGCCTGGGACAGCTGTCCAAAATACCTGCTGATAGAAAGTATTAAATCAGCTGGAGCCTGCAGTGACAGTTATGTAATCCTGGAGTTTTATGTGAGGAAGCAGCTGAACTCTTACTTGGAAGTGCTGCTTGcaattggggggaaaaaaaatcagtatggTTTATCACAAATAGATGGTATGAAACTGTGTACTTATTTGGATTTCTCTGCCTTTATTTTCAGTGATCACTGTCACATCCAGAGTGTGGAAAGTGGTAGTTCAATTATCTTTGCTGACCTTACCTCACAAGAAAAGAAGTTCTATGACAGTACCAGTCATAAAAATATGCATAGAGAATCAATGCAGAATATGGATGTAAGGAATGACTTTACAAACAGCAATGGCAAAGAGAGTGTAAAACCAAATAAAGGTGAATTATCCATAGAACTACAAGGAGGTGTTGTAAATAATGGTAACAGTTTATCAACGGATGTGGACAATCATTCAACACAGGGACCTCATTCCAGTCTGGATCAAGATGCTAGCACTGAAAGTGAGTCCTCTGAAAGCAAGTCCTGCTCTGAAGGATGCTCCAAAAATGAGGTAGCACTCTGTGGAGAGTTTGAGGTAAATACAGTTCTCTTTGAGCATCCTTATCTGATGTCTAATTTTGTGATGTTTTAAAGTAGTGCAGTAGAcagtgaaaattaattatttataataataattttagaaGAATGGGATGACTGGAAGCAGAGCCAAAAGTTCAGACAGATTTTCTTAAGTGGGTAACATCATTATAAGGAAGCTGACCAGAGGAGCTGGTAAAGCTCAGCATCTATGAGAAACTTTCCCTGAGTTAGGCCTCTTGAGTCCTTTCAAAGTACCTGCATGAATAAAAAGTAGTACTGCTGCATTAACAGCCCCATCAAAATTGAAAATCTTTAGCTTTCACTAATGAAAGGTAAAGCAGCTATTAATGACGAAAATGTCTTGGTATGTCATGAGGTGTCCATGCAGTGTAGGAGTACATGGGAAGGAGGTAAAAGCAGATTCAAGCAGGGAATCACTTGTGCTTCTAAAACGTTGTTGTCATTTATACCATACCCCTGATATGTTTTGTATAACACGGCCAGCTCTGGAATGCTTCAAGCTTTTGCTATCATTTGGAGTTCCCTCTTGCAAGAAACCCAGTTTTAAAGGTGTCTGCTTCAGTTGTCCAGGTTATCAGATGAACTGGTCCATTACCAGAAACTGAGCTACATGTTCATGGTAATAAATCAAACAGTTGAACtcaaaagtcttttccaacctaaacaattctgtgattctgataAAATTCCTTATCAAGAAgttgattatttttctgctattttataTTGATTAAGCTGGAATAAATATATGTTTAGTATTTCTAGAAGGTTTCAAACTCTAATTCGAATATCAAAGATTCATCTGGCAGTTTTGTTAGTATTTATCATATAACAATTGTTAAAATTTGAGAAACAAACAAGAAACTCCCCAAAACTAGATAGCATTGTTGCATCTCTTCTTGAGTGCAGTAGATTACTAATATTATACTTGATGTCCTTTTTGTACCtgtttttgtttaataaattttgggtttatttgctttaaagaaaataactaaGGAAGTACTCCTCATGTTACAATGGCAAAATTATGGaccattatttttctgttaggtGGAGTATCACTTGATGCTTCATATACAAATGCAGTTGTGTGAAATCTCCTTGTGGGATTGGATTGCTGACCGTAATAGAAGATGTAACAAGAGATCAGAGGACACTTCTAGTAAGATTCATCACTGTCTTATTCAttgtaaaacaaatattttttttcttgtaatttgaAGTGCAGttatctaattttattttacttcagcAGCTTATAATACAGATCTTTATTAAATTCTTTATTCACTTAATCGAATAGCAGCTTGTATTGAATTTGTGCATGATAGATGTTGGTAAAAGAATTGAAATTCCTGAGTTTTAGACATCTCTTCAAAAGAGAATGACTGAATGCCTGAGGCGTAGTTGTTACCAGGGGAGATCAGTGTCTGGGTAATACTCCTTATTTGGAACAGAGTTTTTTATTGACAGAATCTGCTGCTTCTCAGAAAGCTGGTTAAAGGCTAATTTATCTGCTGCAGAAAATACAATTATATCATTTGATCCAGTCAGTTAATTTGTAATAGGTTAAAGAATGTAACATTGACTTTTTTTGAGTGACCAGGGGGTTCTCATGCCCTCCTACCAAGCAGTCATCAGTAACTGTTGACATTTGGAAGAACAAATCCAATGCTCTTAAAGCAGTAGAGACATGTTGCATTCTTTGGGGTAGTTGTATAAAAGCAGCCTATGCTCATCAGGTTGTAAAACAAAATGTGTGATAATGTTTTAGTCACTGTTAAGGTAAATCTGTTGTTTTCATTCACAGAAACAGGTTTACCAGCAAACTGTCAGCTGACTGCCAATAATTTCTCCTGTAATCATAATATTTTAGCTTTCATGAGCTAAAAGATGATGTTCCTGGTCAGGAAATGATAGAATTACAAAGGCATTTGAGCTTGCAAAATGCTGTTTTCACacattttcatggaaaaggtGAATATTATCATAGATTAGACATGAAGAGATAGAAATCCAAATGTGAGTAAATGATGAATGTTCAAAAAGACACATTAAATATGGGTCATTAGAGCAGGGAGACAATGTAGTTTAATAAAATAGTAATGTGGAAAATGGTCGAAACAAAGAGGTGCTAAGTTTATTTAGGACAGCTACAGCAAAAGGAGATTGAGGAATTTCAGAGGgtagcacagcagcagaaggatTAGGAACAAAACAAGAAGAATGCAAAGCAATACAGACAGCATGTCACTACATAAATTATGATGATTTTATCTGGAACTGTATTTTTCATGCTAGGTCAGGACTTATATGAAAGTAAAGAGTTTGTTAAATTCATAATCAAATAACTGTCTGATAAGGATTGGAAGAATAATTTCAGAAGGATATTTGTTCATGTTCCCTGAACTTtcttttttggaattttgatTTTAGTGACTTTCAGCTGATTCAGAAATAATATCTTGAGAGAAGCATGGCAAAATCCATATTTAAAATACGCTCATTCTGTTAAAAATTTATTCCAcagcataaataaatataattcaaAAAGAATACCACCATAATCTTGCATAACTCAGTAAAACtagctgaaataatttaaattgttttaaggTCCATACCATCTCGTGGATGTTGGCTGGACAATGAAGATTTTCCAGGAGGTAGTAGAAGGAGTTTGCTATATCCATAGCATGGGAGTGATGCATCGAGACATTAAAGTAAGTTCATCAAATTATTACTTGTGgttgaagaaaacaaagccaaTTTACAGTATGGGAGAATTAAAGCAACTTCATAGTTGCATTAGAGATGACCTGGGCTCTTAAGAATTTAGTTGTTACTTATGAGAAAATACATGATCTCCTCTATAGCAATGCCATACTTTCTTTACTATCAGCATAGTACTCAGTTACGCTGACTTAACAAGTGGATTTTAAGCTCTGGAGTTGTTTTCTCCTGTCAGAAACAGGCATGGTCAGATTGGTTGTCTTTTGTCTCAGTCTTTCTGCTTGCTTACTAATAGACCTGAATAGCAAGGAAGAGAATGTGTGTTTTCCTACTTTGCTTCCTACTCAGGTTTTCTGCATCTGATACAGCAGCTGTGTGAAGAAATCATGATTATTAAACCTCACATGTGGAAGCTTGGAACTACTTGAAATCACTCAATCTTCACTCTggattaattttcatttttctgtcagCTGTTCCAGGGTGGACAGTTTTTCAGTTTGCCTTCCCATTTAGCATCATCAAAGTCTGGTAGTTATATAaagaattccagaattccataCAGTTACTGCAGACCTGCTTTTGAGCCAGTTCTCATGGGTTTCACCATATATTCTTCTAATGGTGATTTTGCAGATACCTAGCAGAGACTGTAATTTCTGgaataatattttaagaaaGTCTTTCAGTGTGTGAATTTCTGAGAACAGAAGCCCAGTGGGTGGGTGTCCTGGATATGTTTTTACTTTAGTGGATATGAGAAGCCTAGCAACTTGTTCAACAgtgctgcattttttaaagtttgatcTGCATTGAATAAAGGGGAAGAATGGAGATTGCCCGTCTCTTCAAACTATTTACATCTCCTTTATACATTAATAAAAGACCAACTTTTTCCTTTGTGCTACCTGAGCAAGTTGGGGGATTTTTCTAGATACATAATGCTTGCATTTCTCCTCCTTAGTGGTCgtaaaaccaaaatatatgGATAAAAACTGTTTCAGTTTTCTGAGTCAGTGCTCTCAAGTCTGTCataatttggcttttttttttcatagcagcTTCCCAGAACCAAGTGGCATATTGCAGCTGCTTATCATACAGAAAAGTGTATTTTGGTTTGTATGATGTCTAGCCCAATGATATTTAGTCATCCTTCCTGCTACATCAGTTGGTCAAATTTACTGTCCACTCTTGCCTGTTCGTTTTTACTGTTCTGCAAATTTCCCAGTTTCTgttggtggaaaaaaaagtacttaATCTCTTCACGaaatcttgggtttttttctgttttgcttttcttcttttttctagATCCTTGTTCTAGGTATGTGGTCTTTTGGCCCAGATGATGTTCCTAACACATGATTTGGTACCAGCAGTTactatttttcctctctcactactaaaaaatgttaaatgatCATCTTATACCTGTGAAACACTGGATTTTATAGACTTTGTAACAGCTGAAATTCTGTAGTTCTTTATATAGACATATTTCTAAATTGTATTCTGTCTTCATTTGCAGCCTAGAAATATCTTTCTC contains:
- the EIF2AK1 gene encoding eukaryotic translation initiation factor 2-alpha kinase 1; the protein is MPLPAIEFPEEGPEPRFDDSDVPAELRVANGSQKFVKFTSTIQNQLLLVSLLEHLCHMYTHNPVHSRGLFRILRQTFTRTGLLSPFVFCDEFSTIRLQHNRAITELMKAANKQILNGELDNGESLAIGEKEVLFEAQTSRYLNEFEEVARLGSGGYGKVYKVRNKLDGQFYAIKKIKIKKATRRDCMKVLREVKVLAGLQHPNIVGYHTAWMEQVQTVHPKGKTIMELQPLVLEQKNSNDHCHIQSVESGSSIIFADLTSQEKKFYDSTSHKNMHRESMQNMDVRNDFTNSNGKESVKPNKGELSIELQGGVVNNGNSLSTDVDNHSTQGPHSSLDQDASTESESSESKSCSEGCSKNEVALCGEFEVEYHLMLHIQMQLCEISLWDWIADRNRRCNKRSEDTSSPYHLVDVGWTMKIFQEVVEGVCYIHSMGVMHRDIKPRNIFLHGSDHQVKIGDFGLACKDLIWDNADQWFQTERINGLTHTSGVGTCLYASPEQLQGSHYDFKSDMYSMGVILLELFQPFGTEMERTEVLTHLRTGQIPHTFYKKWPTQAKYVKLLTSLRATERPTAAQLRDSELFHTTDQVISNLQQKVRQQEEEIEKLRETIRQLSEEQDEQTRLGSPV